One genomic segment of Desmodus rotundus isolate HL8 chromosome 5, HLdesRot8A.1, whole genome shotgun sequence includes these proteins:
- the SLC29A2 gene encoding equilibrative nucleoside transporter 2 isoform X1, with protein MARGDTPQDSYHLVGISFFILGLGTLLPWNFFITAIPIVDVHLLWARPRVSIRSGTAAGNIPGRPRPPELVSSLGKAEMEGLVPSATGSFCTAFQRFFSAWLSAGPWRCKTDSALGLDSKMGRYHRAINKYFQGRLAGANSTNGTLGTNHNSPVDAFNFNNWVTLLSQLPLLLFTLLNSFLYQCIPETVRILGSLLVILLLFALTAALVKVDMSPGPFFSITMASVWFINSFCAVLQGSLFGQLGTMPSTYSTLFLSGQGLAGIFAALAMVMSMASGVDAQTSALGYFITPCVGILVSIVCYLSLPHLEFARYYLAKKSSLAQGRELETKAELLRSDERNGVPNSPQKAALILDLDPEKEPQLEPEEPQKPGKPLVFIILRKIWLMALCLVLVFTVTLSVFPAITAMVTSSTSPGKWSQFFNPICCFLLFNVMDWLGRSLTSYFLWPDQDSRLLPLLVCLRALFIPLFMLCHVPERSRLPILFPQDAYFITFMLLFAVSNGYLVSLTMCLAPRQVLPHEREVAGALMTFFLALGLSCGASLSFLFKALL; from the exons ATGGCGCGAGGAGACACCCCGCAGGACAG CTACCACCTGGTTGGGATCAGCTTCTTTATCCTTGGGCTGGGCACTCTCCTTCCCTGGAACTTCTTCATCACGGCCATCCCG ATAGTTGATGTGCACcttctgtgggccaggccccgtGTGTCCATTCGCTCCGGGACTGCGGCAGGAAACATACCCGGAAGGCCCCGTCCTCCCGAGCTTGTGTCCTCTCTGGGGAAGGCAGAAATGGAGGGCTTGGTTCCATCGGCAACTGGGTCATTCTGCACAGCTTTCCAGAGGTTCTTCAGTGCCTGGCTCTCTGCTGGGCCCTGGAGATGCAAAACTGACTCAGCCCTTGGTCTTGACAGCAAGATGGGCAGGTACCACAGAGCAATTAATAAG TACTTCCAGGGGCGGCTGGCAGGGGCCAACAGCACCAACGGGACCTTGGGGACCAACCACAACAGCCCTGTGGATGCCTTCAACTTCAACAACTGGGTGACGCTGCTGTCCCAGCTGCCCCTGCTGCTCTTCACACTGCTCAACTCCTTCCTGTACCAGTG CATCCCTGAGACGGTGCGGATTCTGGGCAGCCTGCTGGTCATCCTGCTGCTCTTCGCCCTGACGGCGGCATTGGTCAAGGTGGACATGAGCCCTGGACCCTTCTTCTCCATCACCATGGCCTCCGTCTGGTTTATCAACT CCTTCTGTGCAGTTCTGCAAGGCAGCCTCTTCGGGCAGCTGGGCACCATGCCTTCCACCTATAGCACCCTCTTCCTCAGcggccagggcctggctgggatCTTCGCTGCTCTTGCCATGGTCATGTCCATGGCCA GTGGTGTGGATGCCCAGACCTCCGCCCTGGGGTACTTCATCACGCCCTGTGTGGGCATCCTCGTATCCATCGTGTGTTACCTGAGCCTGCCCCACCTG GAGTTCGCCCGCTACTACCTGGCCAAGAAATCATCGCTGGCTCAAGGTCGGGAGCTGGAGACCAAAGCTGAGCTCCTCCGGTCTG ATGAGAGGAATGGGGTACCCAACAGCCCTCAGAAGGCAGCCCTGATTCTGGATCTTGACCCTGAGAAGGAGCCACAGCTGGAGCCGGAGGAGCCCCAGAAGCCAGGAAAACCTTTGGTTTTCATCATCCTCCGAAAG ATCTGGCTGATGGCGCTGTGCCTTGTGTTGGTCTTCACAGTCACCCTGTCCGTCTTCCCCGCCATCACAGCCATGGTGACCAGCTCCACCAGTCCTGGGAAATGGA gtcAGTTTTTCAACCCCATctgctgcttccttctcttcaatGTCATGGACTGGCTGGGACGGAGCCTGACCTCCTACTTCCTATGG CCGGACCAGGACAGTCGGCTGCTGCCCCTGCTGGTCTGCCTGCGCGCCCTGTTCATCCCGCTCTTCATGCTGTGCCACGTGCCCGAGAGGTCCCGCCTGCCCATCCTTTTCCCGCAGGATGCCTACTTCATCACCTTCATGCTACTCTTTGCTGTTTCCAATGGTTACCTGGTGTCCCTCACCATGTGCCTGGCGCCCAG GCAGGTGCTGCCACACGAGAGGGAGGTGGCCGGTGCCCTCATGACATTCTTCCTGGCCCTGGGGTTGTCCTGCGgagcctccctctccttcctcttcaagGCGCTGCTCTGA
- the SLC29A2 gene encoding equilibrative nucleoside transporter 2 isoform X4, with amino-acid sequence MARGDTPQDSYHLVGISFFILGLGTLLPWNFFITAIPIVDVHLLWARPRVSIRSGTAAGNIPGRPRPPELVSSLGKAEMEGLVPSATGSFCTAFQRFFSAWLSAGPWRCKTDSALGLDSKMGRYHRAINKYFQGRLAGANSTNGTLGTNHNSPVDAFNFNNWVTLLSQLPLLLFTLLNSFLYQCIPETVRILGSLLVILLLFALTAALVKVDMSPGPFFSITMASVWFINSFCAVLQGSLFGQLGTMPSTYSTLFLSGQGLAGIFAALAMVMSMASGVDAQTSALGYFITPCVGILVSIVCYLSLPHLEFARYYLAKKSSLAQGRELETKAELLRSDERNGVPNSPQKAALILDLDPEKEPQLEPEEPQKPGKPLVFIILRKVSFSTPSAASFSSMSWTGWDGA; translated from the exons ATGGCGCGAGGAGACACCCCGCAGGACAG CTACCACCTGGTTGGGATCAGCTTCTTTATCCTTGGGCTGGGCACTCTCCTTCCCTGGAACTTCTTCATCACGGCCATCCCG ATAGTTGATGTGCACcttctgtgggccaggccccgtGTGTCCATTCGCTCCGGGACTGCGGCAGGAAACATACCCGGAAGGCCCCGTCCTCCCGAGCTTGTGTCCTCTCTGGGGAAGGCAGAAATGGAGGGCTTGGTTCCATCGGCAACTGGGTCATTCTGCACAGCTTTCCAGAGGTTCTTCAGTGCCTGGCTCTCTGCTGGGCCCTGGAGATGCAAAACTGACTCAGCCCTTGGTCTTGACAGCAAGATGGGCAGGTACCACAGAGCAATTAATAAG TACTTCCAGGGGCGGCTGGCAGGGGCCAACAGCACCAACGGGACCTTGGGGACCAACCACAACAGCCCTGTGGATGCCTTCAACTTCAACAACTGGGTGACGCTGCTGTCCCAGCTGCCCCTGCTGCTCTTCACACTGCTCAACTCCTTCCTGTACCAGTG CATCCCTGAGACGGTGCGGATTCTGGGCAGCCTGCTGGTCATCCTGCTGCTCTTCGCCCTGACGGCGGCATTGGTCAAGGTGGACATGAGCCCTGGACCCTTCTTCTCCATCACCATGGCCTCCGTCTGGTTTATCAACT CCTTCTGTGCAGTTCTGCAAGGCAGCCTCTTCGGGCAGCTGGGCACCATGCCTTCCACCTATAGCACCCTCTTCCTCAGcggccagggcctggctgggatCTTCGCTGCTCTTGCCATGGTCATGTCCATGGCCA GTGGTGTGGATGCCCAGACCTCCGCCCTGGGGTACTTCATCACGCCCTGTGTGGGCATCCTCGTATCCATCGTGTGTTACCTGAGCCTGCCCCACCTG GAGTTCGCCCGCTACTACCTGGCCAAGAAATCATCGCTGGCTCAAGGTCGGGAGCTGGAGACCAAAGCTGAGCTCCTCCGGTCTG ATGAGAGGAATGGGGTACCCAACAGCCCTCAGAAGGCAGCCCTGATTCTGGATCTTGACCCTGAGAAGGAGCCACAGCTGGAGCCGGAGGAGCCCCAGAAGCCAGGAAAACCTTTGGTTTTCATCATCCTCCGAAAG gtcAGTTTTTCAACCCCATctgctgcttccttctcttcaatGTCATGGACTGGCTGGGACGGAGCCTGA
- the SLC29A2 gene encoding equilibrative nucleoside transporter 2 isoform X2, which produces MARGDTPQDSYHLVGISFFILGLGTLLPWNFFITAIPIVDVHLLWARPRVSIRSGTAAGNIPGRPRPPELVSSLGKAEMEGLVPSATGSFCTAFQRFFSAWLSAGPWRCKTDSALGLDSKMGRYHRAINKYFQGRLAGANSTNGTLGTNHNSPVDAFNFNNWVTLLSQLPLLLFTLLNSFLYQCIPETVRILGSLLVILLLFALTAALVKVDMSPGPFFSITMASVWFINSFCAVLQGSLFGQLGTMPSTYSTLFLSGQGLAGIFAALAMVMSMASGVDAQTSALGYFITPCVGILVSIVCYLSLPHLEFARYYLAKKSSLAQGRELETKAELLRSDERNGVPNSPQKAALILDLDPEKEPQLEPEEPQKPGKPLVFIILRKIWLMALCLVLVFTVTLSVFPAITAMVTSSTSPGKWSQFFNPICCFLLFNVMDWLGRSLTSYFLWAGAATREGGGRCPHDILPGPGVVLRSLPLLPLQGAALKAPAITLPTALSSLPHRSRDPAQRDGQPSSWSGGARTRRVLSPP; this is translated from the exons ATGGCGCGAGGAGACACCCCGCAGGACAG CTACCACCTGGTTGGGATCAGCTTCTTTATCCTTGGGCTGGGCACTCTCCTTCCCTGGAACTTCTTCATCACGGCCATCCCG ATAGTTGATGTGCACcttctgtgggccaggccccgtGTGTCCATTCGCTCCGGGACTGCGGCAGGAAACATACCCGGAAGGCCCCGTCCTCCCGAGCTTGTGTCCTCTCTGGGGAAGGCAGAAATGGAGGGCTTGGTTCCATCGGCAACTGGGTCATTCTGCACAGCTTTCCAGAGGTTCTTCAGTGCCTGGCTCTCTGCTGGGCCCTGGAGATGCAAAACTGACTCAGCCCTTGGTCTTGACAGCAAGATGGGCAGGTACCACAGAGCAATTAATAAG TACTTCCAGGGGCGGCTGGCAGGGGCCAACAGCACCAACGGGACCTTGGGGACCAACCACAACAGCCCTGTGGATGCCTTCAACTTCAACAACTGGGTGACGCTGCTGTCCCAGCTGCCCCTGCTGCTCTTCACACTGCTCAACTCCTTCCTGTACCAGTG CATCCCTGAGACGGTGCGGATTCTGGGCAGCCTGCTGGTCATCCTGCTGCTCTTCGCCCTGACGGCGGCATTGGTCAAGGTGGACATGAGCCCTGGACCCTTCTTCTCCATCACCATGGCCTCCGTCTGGTTTATCAACT CCTTCTGTGCAGTTCTGCAAGGCAGCCTCTTCGGGCAGCTGGGCACCATGCCTTCCACCTATAGCACCCTCTTCCTCAGcggccagggcctggctgggatCTTCGCTGCTCTTGCCATGGTCATGTCCATGGCCA GTGGTGTGGATGCCCAGACCTCCGCCCTGGGGTACTTCATCACGCCCTGTGTGGGCATCCTCGTATCCATCGTGTGTTACCTGAGCCTGCCCCACCTG GAGTTCGCCCGCTACTACCTGGCCAAGAAATCATCGCTGGCTCAAGGTCGGGAGCTGGAGACCAAAGCTGAGCTCCTCCGGTCTG ATGAGAGGAATGGGGTACCCAACAGCCCTCAGAAGGCAGCCCTGATTCTGGATCTTGACCCTGAGAAGGAGCCACAGCTGGAGCCGGAGGAGCCCCAGAAGCCAGGAAAACCTTTGGTTTTCATCATCCTCCGAAAG ATCTGGCTGATGGCGCTGTGCCTTGTGTTGGTCTTCACAGTCACCCTGTCCGTCTTCCCCGCCATCACAGCCATGGTGACCAGCTCCACCAGTCCTGGGAAATGGA gtcAGTTTTTCAACCCCATctgctgcttccttctcttcaatGTCATGGACTGGCTGGGACGGAGCCTGACCTCCTACTTCCTATGG GCAGGTGCTGCCACACGAGAGGGAGGTGGCCGGTGCCCTCATGACATTCTTCCTGGCCCTGGGGTTGTCCTGCGgagcctccctctccttcctcttcaagGCGCTGCTCTGAAGGCCCCAGCCATCACTCTGCCAAcggctctctcctctctgccccatcgGAGCCGAGACCCAGCACAGAGGGATGGCCAGCCGAGCTCATGGTCTGGGGGTGCCAGGACAAGGCGGGTGCTGTCTCCTCCCTGA
- the SLC29A2 gene encoding equilibrative nucleoside transporter 2 isoform X3, with the protein MARGDTPQDSYHLVGISFFILGLGTLLPWNFFITAIPYFQGRLAGANSTNGTLGTNHNSPVDAFNFNNWVTLLSQLPLLLFTLLNSFLYQCIPETVRILGSLLVILLLFALTAALVKVDMSPGPFFSITMASVWFINSFCAVLQGSLFGQLGTMPSTYSTLFLSGQGLAGIFAALAMVMSMASGVDAQTSALGYFITPCVGILVSIVCYLSLPHLEFARYYLAKKSSLAQGRELETKAELLRSDERNGVPNSPQKAALILDLDPEKEPQLEPEEPQKPGKPLVFIILRKIWLMALCLVLVFTVTLSVFPAITAMVTSSTSPGKWSQFFNPICCFLLFNVMDWLGRSLTSYFLWPDQDSRLLPLLVCLRALFIPLFMLCHVPERSRLPILFPQDAYFITFMLLFAVSNGYLVSLTMCLAPRQVLPHEREVAGALMTFFLALGLSCGASLSFLFKALL; encoded by the exons ATGGCGCGAGGAGACACCCCGCAGGACAG CTACCACCTGGTTGGGATCAGCTTCTTTATCCTTGGGCTGGGCACTCTCCTTCCCTGGAACTTCTTCATCACGGCCATCCCG TACTTCCAGGGGCGGCTGGCAGGGGCCAACAGCACCAACGGGACCTTGGGGACCAACCACAACAGCCCTGTGGATGCCTTCAACTTCAACAACTGGGTGACGCTGCTGTCCCAGCTGCCCCTGCTGCTCTTCACACTGCTCAACTCCTTCCTGTACCAGTG CATCCCTGAGACGGTGCGGATTCTGGGCAGCCTGCTGGTCATCCTGCTGCTCTTCGCCCTGACGGCGGCATTGGTCAAGGTGGACATGAGCCCTGGACCCTTCTTCTCCATCACCATGGCCTCCGTCTGGTTTATCAACT CCTTCTGTGCAGTTCTGCAAGGCAGCCTCTTCGGGCAGCTGGGCACCATGCCTTCCACCTATAGCACCCTCTTCCTCAGcggccagggcctggctgggatCTTCGCTGCTCTTGCCATGGTCATGTCCATGGCCA GTGGTGTGGATGCCCAGACCTCCGCCCTGGGGTACTTCATCACGCCCTGTGTGGGCATCCTCGTATCCATCGTGTGTTACCTGAGCCTGCCCCACCTG GAGTTCGCCCGCTACTACCTGGCCAAGAAATCATCGCTGGCTCAAGGTCGGGAGCTGGAGACCAAAGCTGAGCTCCTCCGGTCTG ATGAGAGGAATGGGGTACCCAACAGCCCTCAGAAGGCAGCCCTGATTCTGGATCTTGACCCTGAGAAGGAGCCACAGCTGGAGCCGGAGGAGCCCCAGAAGCCAGGAAAACCTTTGGTTTTCATCATCCTCCGAAAG ATCTGGCTGATGGCGCTGTGCCTTGTGTTGGTCTTCACAGTCACCCTGTCCGTCTTCCCCGCCATCACAGCCATGGTGACCAGCTCCACCAGTCCTGGGAAATGGA gtcAGTTTTTCAACCCCATctgctgcttccttctcttcaatGTCATGGACTGGCTGGGACGGAGCCTGACCTCCTACTTCCTATGG CCGGACCAGGACAGTCGGCTGCTGCCCCTGCTGGTCTGCCTGCGCGCCCTGTTCATCCCGCTCTTCATGCTGTGCCACGTGCCCGAGAGGTCCCGCCTGCCCATCCTTTTCCCGCAGGATGCCTACTTCATCACCTTCATGCTACTCTTTGCTGTTTCCAATGGTTACCTGGTGTCCCTCACCATGTGCCTGGCGCCCAG GCAGGTGCTGCCACACGAGAGGGAGGTGGCCGGTGCCCTCATGACATTCTTCCTGGCCCTGGGGTTGTCCTGCGgagcctccctctccttcctcttcaagGCGCTGCTCTGA